Proteins from one Ipomoea triloba cultivar NCNSP0323 chromosome 1, ASM357664v1 genomic window:
- the LOC116020905 gene encoding iridoid synthase CYC2-like, producing MGQEKYSKAVALVIGATGMVGVAMVEALKQPTALGGPWKVYGAARRPLPSWFPSSFLDEYITFDALNMEDTHKSLSKISNEVTHVFWLALQVHEKEEENIRLNSTMLDNVLRSLTSSNSTRLSHVTIQTGTKQYMGPIFDPSLATDKMIPHEAPFKEDYPRLPFPNFYYALEDLVANYAETKSFSFSIHRSSIIIGASSLSVFNSLLTLCVYAIICKEKGFPFRYPGNRNTWDRFCDMSDARLLAEQQIWAGVTVKAKNQAFNCTNGDVFAWKSIWRLFCDMFELEFVAFEENGDEEFDIVEFMKDKGEIWEGVVKKHGLFRTRMEEITCYPALQTVLRFPFQHVCSMNKSKEFGFLGYADTLKRIRVWLQKLREMKIIP from the coding sequence ATGGGGCAAGAGAAGTATTCTAAAGCGGTGGCGCTGGTTATCGGCGCAACCGGGATGGTTGGGGTGGCGATGGTGGAGGCGTTAAAACAGCCGACAGCTCTCGGCGGACCGTGGAAGGTCTACGGCGCTGCCAGGCGGCCTTTACCGTCTTGGTTCCCGTCTTCTTTCCTCGACGAGTATATCACTTTTGATGCGCTCAACATGGAGGATACACACAAAAGCCTCTCAAAAATCTCCAATGAAGTCACCCATGTTTTCTGGTTAGCCCTGCAAGTTCacgaaaaggaagaagaaaacatcAGGCTCAACTCAACCATGCTCGACAACGTCCTCAGATCCTTAACATCCTCGAATTCCACCCGCCTGAGCCATGTTACCATACAAACCGGTACGAAGCAATACATGGGACCCATTTTTGATCCATCATTGGCAACCGACAAAATGATCCCTCACGAAGCTCCGTTTAAAGAAGACTACCCACGGCTTCCATTCCCAAACTTCTACTACGCGCTAGAAGATCTCGTGGCTAATTACGCAGAAACCAAATCTTTCTCCTTCTCTATACACAGATCATCCATCATAATCGGTGCGTCTTCATTAAGCGTGTTTAATTCACTGCTAACTCTGTGCGTTTACGCTATTATTTGCAAGGAAAAAGGGTTTCCATTTAGGTATCCCGGAAACCGTAACACGTGGGACCGTTTCTGCGACATGTCTGACGCAAGGTTGTTGGCGGAGCAGCAGATATGGGCAGGCGTGACGGTGAAGGCGAAGAACCAGGCGTTCAACTGCACCAACGGAGATGTTTTCGCGTGGAAAAGCATTTGGAGACTTTTCTGCGACATGTTTGAGTTGGAGTTCGTGGCATTTGAGGAGAATGGTGACGAGGAATTCGATATAGTGGAGTTCATGAAGGATAAGGGAGAGATTTGGGAGGGTGTAGTTAAAAAACATGGACTTTTCAGAACCAGAATGGAGGAGATCACTTGCTATCCTGCACTGCAGACAGTGTTGAGATTCCCGTTTCAACACGTTTGTAGCATGAATAAGAGTAAAGAATTTGGGTTTCTTGGATATGCTGATACGTTGAAGAGGATTAGAGTTTGGTTGCAGAAATTGAGAGAAATGAAAATCATTCCATGA